The following are encoded together in the Maniola jurtina chromosome 27, ilManJurt1.1, whole genome shotgun sequence genome:
- the LOC123878919 gene encoding lysophospholipase-like protein 1, translating to MNNMSRLGALHFTKNTGAKHTATVIFFHGSGATGDHMKEWVHLLAKNFTFPHIKVLYPTAPLQPYTPAGGQMSNVWFDRVDINPNAPEALESLEKIEHDVKNLIKTENDAGIASNRIIVGGFSMGGALALHTAFRWEPNVAGVFAFSSFLNDNSIVYQELKKSTNNANVPLLQIHGDIDDLVDLTWGQTTFMELQSLGVKGEFHVMERLGHSLNKKGLNIIRDWVEKLLPEVH from the exons ATGAACAATATGTCTAGGTTAGGTGCACTACATTTCACTAAAAACACCGGTGCAAAACACACAGCTACTGTAATATTCTTTCATGGATCAG GAGCCACTGGTGATCATATGAAGGAATGGGTACATTTACTAGCAAAGAATTTTACATTCCCACACATAAAGGTCTTGTACCCAACCGCACCGTTGCAGCCCTACACTCCAGCTGGAGGTCAAATGAGCAATGTGTGGTTTGACCGTGTAGACATCAATCCGAACGCTCCAGAGGCATTAGAATCACTTGAAAAGATTGAGCATGATGTTAAGAACCTAATAAAGACTGAAAACGATGCTGGTATAGCTAGCAATAGAATTATTGTAG gtgGTTTTTCAATGGGTGGTGCACTGGCACTTCACACAGCCTTCCGATGGGAACCAAATGTGGCGGGAGTGTTTGCATTTAGCTCATTCCTCAATGACAACTCAATTGTTTATCAAGAACTTAAGAAATCTACTAACAATGCCAATG TACCTCTACTGCAAATACATGGAGACATAGATGACCTAGTAGACCTTACCTGGGGTCAGACTACATTCATGGAGCTACAGTCCCTCGGAGTGAAGGGAGAGTTCCACGTCATGGAAAGACTAGGTCACTCACTCAATAAGAAGGGATTGAATATCATTAGAGATTGGGTGGAAAAACTGTTGCCTGAAGTGCATTGA
- the LOC123878915 gene encoding coiled-coil domain-containing protein 113-like: MSRHSHGPRSSTSPHSRSESHLMNYSEEITDAELIKQVNDIKQQIRILSLENEIFERVIMRLEPTLMHGIQQALDYATKLQSSSPLSIGSFVKSQTSRYGFDSVITSPSRMFTSPSRVSTRRVDSSAKVSGTVIFGTGPRINVLERSELVSAEMEILIANLEKARKKAAKQHAFLKAQLEEIGVRETDIEKASEMFKQEVIVEGWDKIAQRIPAEIWIRFMTEWVKISDSHIGKFRLRTSTLNSQYSKLKGQIKVKAELSESLRAVDFDKLKIENSECLKTIDYKLQQLGELKKMTGDANLNLTVHKKAMMQQNGYLSNILQSIKEKQKQTAELDKEKDVIKVQAESLSQRLDDVRKVRLAYEVPDIMDYVNVKSEVADLKHSVKLLENRVHIQEIALASLNKKLKSIISNEM, translated from the exons atgtctCGACATTCCCACGGTCCTAGGAGCAGTACGAGCCCACATTCAAGGTCTGAGAGCCATCTAATGAATTATAGCGAAGAAATAACTGACGCCGAACTTATAAAGCAG gtCAACgatataaaacaacaaatacGAATCCTCTCGCTCGAAAACGAGATCTTCGAACGAGTCATAATGAGGTTGGAGCCAACGTTGATGCATGGAATCCAACAGGCGTTGGACTACGCCACCAAGCTTCAGAGCAGCTCGCCCTTGAGCATTGGAAGCTTTGTCAAGTCCCAGACGTCAAGATATGGCTTTGATTCCGTCATTACCAGTCCTTCGAGAATGTTCACGAGTCCATCAAGAG TATCCACCCGAAGAGTGGATTCCTCAGCCAAAGTCAGCGGGACTGTCATATTCGGGACTGGTCCACGGATCAACGTGCTGGAGAGGTCAGAACTAGTCTCCGCAGAGATGGAGATTCTGATAGCTAATCTGGAGAAGGCGAGGAAGAAGGCGGCCAAACAACACGCGTTTCTGAAAGCGCAGCTTGAAGAAATTGGTGTTCGAGAAACTGATATTGAAAAg GCATCGGAAATGTTTAAACAAGAAGTAATAGTTGAGGGATGGGACAAGATAGCGCAAAGAATTCCAGCTGAAATTTGGATAAG ATTTATGACTGAATGGGTCAAAATATCAGACAGCCACATTGGAAAGTTCAGACTCAGAACCAGTACTTTGAACTCACAGTATAGCAAACTAAAAGGacaaatcaaagtcaaagctGAACTAAGCGAAAGCTTACGTGCCGTGGATTTtgacaaattaaaaatagagAATAGCGAGTGTTTGAAAACCATTGATTACAAACTACAGCAATTGGGTGAGCTAAAGAAAATGACTGGTGACGCAAATTTGAATCTAACGGTAcataaaaaagcaatgatgcaACAAAATGGTTACCTATCTAACATACTACAATCTATTAAAGAGAAACAGAAACAAACAGCGGAATTAGACAAAGAAAAAGATGTAATTAAAGTTCAAGCGGAGAGTTTGTCCCAAAGGCTCGACGATGTTAGGAAAGTCAGACTTGCATACGAAGTACCAGATATAATGGACTATGTTAACGTTAAATCTGAGGTTGCAGATTTAAAACATAGCGTCAAATTGTTAGAAAATAGAGTGCACATACAGGAAATAGCGTTGGCTTCTTTGAATAAGAAGTTGAAATCGATTATTTCGAACGAAATGTAA